One Lampris incognitus isolate fLamInc1 chromosome 14, fLamInc1.hap2, whole genome shotgun sequence DNA window includes the following coding sequences:
- the mrpl34 gene encoding 39S ribosomal protein L34, mitochondrial: MNILRFSFSRLRGGTPLTSIAKPNLPVSGTSQLRLLSNWVLSRITPGPQISKCGLVVSQAEGSRVFQQLPWQYQPVRTKKRGMEYQPKNLKRKRTHGWIKRIRTKSGIEVILRRMLKGRNSLTH, from the exons ATGAATATTTTACGTTTTTCTTTCTCACGATTAAGGGGAGGAACACCTTTGACCAG CATTGCTAAGCCGAACCTTCCTGTAAGTGGTACCTCCCAACTAAGATTGCTCAGCAACTGGGTCTTATCCAGAATCACTCCAGGACCACAAATTTCCAAATGTGGACTGGTTGTGTCGCAAGCTGAGGGTTCAAGAGTTTTCCAGCAACTTCCTTGGCAGTACCAACCAGTGCgaacaaagaaaagaggaatggaGTATCAGCCCAAGAACCTCAAACGCAAGAGGACCCACGGCTGGATTAAAAGGATCCGCACAAAGAGTGGCATCGAGGTCATTCTACGTCGAATGCTAAAGGGACGAAACTCACTCACACATTGA